In one Limosilactobacillus oris genomic region, the following are encoded:
- a CDS encoding KxYKxGKxW signal peptide domain-containing protein produces the protein MTEHKKMYKAGKRWVVATLTVASIAVAGTTVNSQVAHADTVSGTETQQVSNNGNFSAPGTGTATQQAENTSASNASDDDNDPRIKVISGDMNKAARASYEKQAQEAQQQINEYNNGIEQLKEQQTKNEQAVTYDQEQINQGNQQLNQLRSAKLSKQKELHAQLEENIEQRKEWSAHIAELRSEWHKLYDVYQKAHVQSEKLYDLYFHQGHTELREEYNKANKVDQDAYKAFQEKQDAVIHETKTVELTQKGTQLSNQMMALANDHNPYLPEDKDKYEQAQKQVETYTTQLKNEQATKVNLASKISTLQAKLNNAELQLSNANGMIDVYTPWYKVEKKVTQTIIFNLPDGTQRPVLRVGTLDGIKRVPTNGPVSYEWPTSKWPAFTAPWNFGDEYIVPSVPAQTVYSNTPDQTITLSYTVAKDFAKENYGKLTSVIITPSMGGDLVRLGLEGWHVADASRVLKYAYIIIKDQKTGEIVAETSYAPLASQDAQQAYPKIANSNQAKFSVVLNIPLKNLNDPLGVIARYTNGDSYDTGSLNADYSFGPIKADMGNHAWLDQCAFVNGKLHVAGWHATNQAPGATHTIILFDAIRHCEIGRTTVGNDLRNDVQAVYPTIYNAGYSGFSADFDVTPGVVGDQLQIVSRWSGNDTNTNYVDYWFPAKVMMSGEDNNAYLDQAKVINNHFTVAGWHATNQAAGRQYHTIILFDVSQNRELTRISVTPAERADVARAFPQIFNAGESGFNVSFDLLPEMATDNIQIISRWSKSQDANTDYVDYWFAPLRLLTDDNEAALDGVSFANNQLQVIGWHAANQAVGRPYHTIIIFDASQHRELGRKTVSLTERNDVARAFPQIITAGKSGFNASFDLLPEMATDNIQIISRWSKSQDANTDYVDYWFAPQRLLMDQSNRAALDGVSSYNGKLVVAGWHATNQALGKQYHYIIIINPATGKEIARQLVNSGMARPDVRKAFPGVANADQSGFKVAFAPNTALTQARQLTIISRWTDDQVGNGNYVDYWFAPVTRPAIQDNAGALESERYAWGTLGVTGWHATDSSLNEPYRTLILIDNTLHKVVARQSISSVARPDIAKKYPNIAGAGNSGFDTHFKVNGADPTHDFTLISRYSATRDANENCTDYDFHIGQLW, from the coding sequence ATGACTGAGCATAAGAAAATGTATAAAGCTGGCAAGCGCTGGGTAGTCGCCACATTGACGGTTGCCAGCATTGCAGTCGCAGGGACGACAGTGAACAGCCAGGTTGCCCATGCCGACACGGTTAGTGGGACTGAAACTCAACAGGTAAGCAACAACGGCAACTTCAGTGCCCCGGGTACCGGGACCGCCACTCAACAGGCAGAGAACACTAGTGCAAGCAACGCTAGTGATGATGACAATGATCCGCGGATTAAAGTAATTAGTGGGGACATGAACAAGGCCGCGCGGGCCTCTTACGAAAAACAGGCGCAGGAAGCGCAACAGCAAATAAATGAATATAATAACGGAATTGAGCAACTAAAAGAACAACAAACCAAGAATGAACAAGCAGTCACTTATGACCAAGAGCAAATCAATCAAGGAAACCAGCAACTAAACCAATTAAGATCAGCTAAGCTTAGTAAGCAAAAAGAGCTTCACGCGCAGTTAGAAGAAAACATCGAGCAAAGGAAAGAGTGGTCTGCACACATTGCTGAGCTCAGAAGCGAGTGGCATAAATTATACGACGTTTATCAGAAGGCTCATGTTCAGAGTGAAAAATTATATGACTTGTATTTCCACCAAGGTCATACTGAGCTCAGAGAGGAGTACAATAAAGCGAATAAGGTAGATCAGGATGCCTATAAGGCATTTCAGGAAAAGCAAGACGCAGTCATACATGAAACCAAAACGGTTGAGCTTACCCAAAAGGGCACACAGCTTTCTAATCAGATGATGGCACTTGCTAATGACCACAATCCATATCTACCGGAGGATAAGGATAAGTACGAGCAAGCACAAAAGCAGGTTGAAACATATACGACGCAACTCAAAAATGAGCAAGCGACTAAAGTCAATCTAGCTAGTAAAATAAGTACCCTCCAGGCTAAACTTAATAATGCAGAGCTTCAACTCTCTAATGCAAATGGAATGATTGACGTCTATACGCCATGGTATAAGGTCGAGAAAAAGGTTACTCAGACGATAATCTTCAATCTACCGGATGGTACCCAAAGGCCTGTTTTACGAGTGGGGACACTTGATGGGATTAAGCGGGTTCCAACAAATGGACCAGTTAGCTATGAATGGCCCACATCAAAATGGCCTGCTTTTACTGCTCCTTGGAACTTTGGCGACGAGTACATTGTTCCATCGGTTCCAGCTCAAACGGTATATAGCAATACGCCCGACCAAACCATTACCCTCAGCTACACCGTCGCTAAGGATTTTGCAAAAGAAAATTATGGTAAGCTCACTTCCGTAATCATTACCCCTTCAATGGGTGGAGATTTGGTTCGGCTTGGCCTTGAAGGCTGGCACGTTGCCGACGCTAGCCGAGTATTAAAGTATGCTTACATTATCATCAAAGATCAAAAAACTGGGGAGATAGTTGCCGAAACAAGCTACGCGCCATTAGCCAGCCAGGATGCTCAACAAGCCTACCCGAAGATTGCTAATAGTAATCAAGCTAAATTTAGCGTTGTTTTAAACATTCCCCTCAAGAATTTAAATGATCCTCTGGGGGTCATCGCCCGTTATACAAACGGCGATAGTTATGATACCGGGAGTTTGAATGCTGATTACTCGTTTGGACCGATTAAGGCCGATATGGGTAACCACGCCTGGCTGGACCAGTGTGCTTTTGTGAACGGGAAATTACATGTTGCTGGTTGGCACGCTACCAACCAGGCTCCAGGCGCTACCCATACGATTATTCTGTTTGATGCGATCCGCCATTGTGAAATTGGCCGAACTACCGTGGGTAATGATTTAAGGAATGATGTTCAAGCCGTTTACCCGACAATCTATAATGCTGGCTATTCAGGCTTTTCCGCCGACTTTGATGTTACCCCGGGCGTGGTTGGTGACCAGTTGCAAATCGTTTCCCGTTGGAGTGGCAATGATACCAATACCAACTACGTAGACTATTGGTTCCCTGCCAAAGTAATGATGAGTGGCGAAGACAATAATGCCTACCTTGACCAAGCCAAGGTTATCAACAACCACTTCACCGTTGCCGGCTGGCACGCCACTAACCAAGCAGCTGGACGCCAGTATCACACGATTATCCTCTTCGATGTTAGTCAGAATCGCGAGTTAACCCGGATTAGCGTTACCCCAGCCGAACGAGCTGACGTCGCCAGAGCCTTCCCGCAAATTTTCAACGCCGGTGAGTCCGGTTTCAACGTCAGCTTTGACCTTCTGCCCGAAATGGCAACCGATAATATCCAGATTATTTCGCGCTGGAGCAAGTCCCAGGACGCCAATACCGACTATGTTGACTACTGGTTCGCCCCGCTCCGGCTCTTAACTGATGATAACGAGGCCGCCCTTGATGGGGTTAGTTTCGCCAACAACCAGCTGCAAGTCATCGGTTGGCACGCTGCTAATCAAGCGGTTGGGCGTCCATACCATACAATCATTATTTTTGACGCTAGCCAGCACCGTGAGTTAGGGCGCAAAACGGTTAGTTTAACGGAACGGAATGACGTTGCCCGTGCATTTCCCCAAATCATAACTGCCGGAAAGTCTGGCTTTAATGCCAGCTTTGACCTCCTGCCCGAAATGGCAACCGACAACATCCAAATCATTTCACGCTGGAGCAAGTCCCAGGATGCCAATACCGACTATGTTGACTACTGGTTTGCTCCCCAGCGGTTGTTAATGGACCAGTCCAACCGGGCCGCCCTTGATGGCGTCAGCAGTTATAACGGTAAGTTAGTGGTTGCAGGCTGGCACGCCACTAACCAGGCCCTAGGCAAACAATACCATTATATTATTATCATCAATCCAGCTACTGGCAAAGAAATCGCCCGCCAGCTGGTCAACTCCGGAATGGCTCGTCCTGATGTTCGCAAGGCATTCCCGGGGGTCGCTAATGCTGACCAGAGCGGCTTCAAGGTGGCCTTTGCACCAAATACCGCCCTTACTCAGGCTCGGCAGCTAACCATTATTAGCCGGTGGACCGATGATCAGGTTGGCAATGGTAACTACGTTGATTACTGGTTTGCCCCAGTGACGCGACCTGCTATTCAGGATAATGCGGGAGCACTTGAGAGCGAGCGGTATGCGTGGGGTACACTGGGAGTCACCGGCTGGCACGCCACCGATAGTTCCCTGAATGAACCCTATCGGACGTTGATTCTCATTGACAATACCCTCCACAAGGTAGTGGCCCGCCAGTCGATTAGCAGCGTTGCGCGGCCGGATATTGCCAAGAAGTATCCAAACATTGCGGGAGCCGGTAATTCTGGCTTTGACACCCACTTTAAGGTTAACGGGGCTGACCCGACTCACGACTTTACCTTGATTTCACGGTATTCTGCCACGCGCGATGCCAACGAAAATTGTACTGACTACGACTTCCATATCGGTCAGTTATGGTAA
- a CDS encoding NlpC/P60 family protein: MEEKKYFKLFKAGKKWCTMAIATLAVAAGTAVMAGAASADEAVPATASQPLQTAQVVNGQSATGMADQAASQSDQPANPVTGNDKQTNQQPQRQVDYRTPVNAGNLDGANMDKNGNVIFGGWHATNQYQEGMHHFVIILDGGNNHDELYRHEVTTVERPDIDKAYPKAPIAGQGGFTIAVPVDRLNGANSLRLVSRYTSDAAGNPAGGSDYWFPVVTTKAGWLDQFKVDGNQITVSGWHVDDQAASKTEHTVILWDKTKGREVARTIVNNVASADLPKAGYAMVANSTLARFTANFTITPAMMGDEFTIVSRYSKPDQQDSDTSDLWLGGLKINKTGNAGYLDNFSVDKASKKINISGWHADDMSAAEPEHIVILFDTTTGREVERQTVATTNSSDVARAYGNINNAGKSRFNVQFALTPALLNHQLEVISRYSVAGKENNDYSDYWFTNNQLNLATNKQGWLDNFVLDKPNNKVVVSGWNADDASALMPNHFIILFDKTTNKELGHKIVTNAASPDVAASYAGGIVNSNRARFSTSFKITPEMVGHQLMVISRYSDSAKEDDYGHYSDYWFNNNIINFSVNQAACLDNFKIDRAAGKVYVSGWHADDAAIYYKLADDKPAGHYVILFDKTTGHELVHQRVETTASGDVARAGYGNIANANQARFSTSFNIMPEMVGHDLIVISRYSNSATNDYGSATSDYWFNNNVVNFPVKQQAFLDNFSLNVAKKKISVAGWHADDASVYMRGHYIILFDKTANREIGHQYVPTTASPDVMNATHITNADKARFKVDFDITPETLNHTLIVISRYSNSTTKDYGTAMSDYWFTNQIDLNQQEGWLDNLSQSGTTINVAGWHVADSTVGLPHHMILLWDYSRNREVARHEVTNTASGDLQAGYGHYLNNAQARFSTSFTVDPSMVHDCFGIISRYSNQASGEGTYSQLWLDNRYLNAYQNPSWMYQINYKQIQANPAEVGHSIGPGYEGVKTWFIKSRLGTANIHNQYTYGDAYAIMNIQRSHGLPVTGWVDLPTWRALGYSDDLWYGIDSYVQPLQVTNPGAGRQAHIEAMINAAYQYLGKPWWAGCSSAPAWGVDCSGLVMQALYAAGINPTSASSTHHGYPGNEWNSRNLFADPHFANISWNDRQRGDLVFYYEPGTRTIWHVAILLDPNTVIESWPPSVMVQPILNGQRNVIAGIRRVFA; encoded by the coding sequence ATGGAAGAGAAAAAATACTTCAAGCTGTTCAAAGCCGGCAAAAAGTGGTGTACGATGGCGATTGCCACTTTGGCAGTGGCAGCCGGCACGGCCGTGATGGCGGGTGCCGCTTCGGCTGATGAGGCAGTCCCAGCAACCGCAAGTCAGCCGTTACAAACGGCGCAGGTGGTTAACGGCCAAAGTGCGACCGGTATGGCTGACCAAGCAGCCAGCCAGTCCGACCAGCCGGCCAACCCGGTAACGGGGAACGATAAGCAGACTAACCAACAGCCGCAACGGCAGGTTGACTACCGGACCCCGGTCAACGCCGGGAACCTAGATGGGGCTAATATGGATAAAAATGGCAACGTCATCTTCGGTGGTTGGCACGCGACCAACCAGTACCAGGAGGGGATGCACCACTTTGTCATCATCCTTGATGGCGGCAACAACCACGACGAGCTATACCGGCATGAGGTGACGACCGTTGAACGGCCCGACATTGACAAGGCCTATCCCAAGGCACCAATTGCCGGCCAGGGCGGTTTTACCATTGCGGTACCAGTGGACCGGCTGAATGGTGCTAATTCCCTGCGGTTGGTTTCGCGCTACACAAGCGATGCAGCTGGAAATCCCGCTGGCGGCAGTGACTACTGGTTCCCGGTCGTAACTACCAAGGCCGGCTGGCTGGATCAGTTTAAAGTTGATGGCAATCAAATCACCGTTTCCGGCTGGCACGTTGATGACCAGGCCGCTAGCAAGACAGAACACACGGTTATCCTCTGGGACAAGACGAAGGGCCGGGAAGTTGCTCGAACGATAGTGAATAACGTTGCTAGTGCAGATTTGCCTAAGGCCGGCTATGCTATGGTAGCTAACAGTACGCTGGCGCGCTTTACTGCTAACTTCACCATTACACCAGCCATGATGGGTGATGAGTTTACCATTGTTAGTCGGTACAGCAAGCCAGACCAGCAGGATAGTGATACTTCTGATTTGTGGCTGGGCGGCTTAAAGATTAACAAGACTGGAAATGCTGGCTATCTGGATAATTTCTCCGTCGATAAGGCTAGCAAGAAGATTAATATTTCCGGCTGGCACGCGGATGATATGTCGGCGGCTGAACCAGAACATATTGTGATCCTTTTTGATACAACGACCGGCCGGGAAGTGGAACGGCAAACGGTTGCGACTACTAACAGTTCGGACGTGGCCCGGGCTTATGGCAATATTAATAATGCCGGGAAGAGTCGTTTTAACGTCCAGTTTGCTTTAACACCGGCGCTTCTCAATCACCAGTTGGAAGTCATTAGTCGCTATAGTGTTGCTGGCAAGGAAAATAATGACTACTCTGATTATTGGTTCACTAATAATCAACTGAATCTTGCTACTAATAAACAGGGGTGGCTGGACAATTTTGTCTTGGATAAGCCTAACAATAAGGTCGTTGTCAGTGGTTGGAATGCCGATGATGCGAGTGCTTTGATGCCGAACCACTTTATTATTCTGTTTGATAAGACCACAAATAAGGAATTAGGGCATAAAATTGTGACTAACGCGGCTAGTCCGGACGTTGCTGCTAGTTACGCTGGTGGAATCGTTAACAGTAACCGAGCTCGCTTTAGTACTAGTTTTAAGATTACTCCAGAGATGGTCGGCCACCAGTTGATGGTAATCAGTCGTTATAGTGACTCTGCTAAAGAAGATGATTACGGTCACTACTCAGATTACTGGTTTAACAATAATATTATCAATTTTAGTGTTAACCAGGCAGCTTGTTTGGATAATTTTAAGATTGATCGGGCTGCTGGTAAGGTCTATGTCAGCGGTTGGCATGCGGATGACGCCGCGATTTATTATAAACTTGCCGATGATAAGCCTGCTGGTCACTACGTTATCCTTTTTGATAAGACGACCGGCCATGAGTTAGTGCACCAACGAGTTGAGACCACTGCAAGTGGTGATGTTGCTCGAGCAGGTTACGGGAACATTGCTAATGCTAACCAAGCCCGCTTCAGTACCAGTTTTAACATTATGCCGGAAATGGTGGGGCACGACCTAATAGTTATTAGTCGTTATAGTAATTCGGCTACTAATGATTATGGATCAGCCACCTCGGATTATTGGTTTAATAACAACGTGGTTAACTTTCCAGTTAAGCAACAGGCATTTTTAGATAACTTCAGCCTAAACGTTGCTAAAAAGAAGATTAGCGTTGCTGGCTGGCATGCAGATGATGCTTCGGTTTATATGCGGGGCCACTACATCATCTTATTTGATAAGACCGCTAACCGTGAAATTGGGCATCAATACGTGCCAACGACGGCAAGTCCAGATGTAATGAATGCTACCCACATCACTAATGCCGATAAAGCCCGGTTTAAAGTCGACTTCGACATTACACCAGAGACACTGAACCATACCCTAATCGTAATTAGTCGTTATAGTAACTCCACGACTAAGGACTATGGAACGGCGATGTCAGACTACTGGTTCACTAACCAGATTGACTTGAACCAGCAGGAAGGCTGGCTTGATAATCTTAGTCAGAGCGGGACAACAATCAACGTTGCTGGTTGGCACGTGGCTGATTCAACGGTTGGCTTACCACACCACATGATTTTACTCTGGGACTATTCTCGGAACCGGGAAGTGGCCCGGCACGAAGTTACTAATACGGCAAGCGGTGATCTTCAGGCTGGTTACGGTCACTACTTGAATAATGCGCAGGCCCGTTTTAGCACTAGCTTTACAGTGGATCCAAGCATGGTCCACGACTGCTTTGGGATCATCAGTCGGTACAGCAACCAGGCTAGTGGGGAAGGAACTTATAGTCAGTTGTGGTTGGACAACCGCTACTTGAATGCCTACCAGAATCCTTCCTGGATGTACCAGATTAATTACAAGCAGATCCAGGCTAATCCGGCTGAAGTGGGTCACAGCATTGGTCCCGGCTATGAAGGGGTTAAGACCTGGTTCATCAAGAGCCGGTTAGGGACCGCTAATATCCACAACCAGTACACGTATGGGGATGCCTATGCCATCATGAATATCCAACGGAGCCATGGCCTGCCAGTAACCGGCTGGGTTGACCTGCCGACTTGGCGGGCGCTAGGCTACTCTGATGACCTCTGGTACGGGATTGACAGTTACGTTCAACCGCTCCAGGTGACGAACCCAGGAGCTGGTCGGCAGGCCCACATTGAAGCAATGATTAACGCGGCTTACCAGTACCTGGGCAAACCGTGGTGGGCTGGTTGCTCTTCTGCCCCGGCCTGGGGTGTTGACTGCTCCGGCTTAGTCATGCAGGCGCTATACGCGGCGGGAATCAACCCGACTTCCGCAAGCTCAACCCACCACGGCTACCCGGGCAACGAGTGGAACTCACGGAACCTCTTTGCCGATCCGCACTTCGCTAATATTAGCTGGAATGACCGTCAACGGGGCGACCTAGTCTTCTACTATGAACCAGGGACGCGGACGATTTGGCACGTTGCCATCCTGCTGGATCCAAACACGGTAATCGAAAGCTGGCCGCCGTCGGTAATGGTTCAGCCGATCTTGAACGGTCAACGGAATGTAATTGCTGGAATCCGGCGAGTCTTTGCCTAG
- a CDS encoding glycoside hydrolase family 73 protein codes for MKNKKQSRVKIVLPVLFTFGASLLFFQADAQADSSQSADANAQVVATTDANTQNNNYQSLNLSTSQNQSVASAQVYTQSAVAANQNNNSSTNKDGAVSLSDSTIQAAANKPVVETNPGYSTNQYNVTAQPVNAANGGSGAASLNTAGLTAAQKAFLDSIHDGAISTWKQYGVLPSLTAAQAIIESGWGQSSLASQYHNLFGIKGSYNGHSVTLPTREVYGGQSVIINDSFRAYDNNSQSVQDHGYFLVANSRYHNLLWKTNYRDVTYLIRADGYATDPSYTTTLNSVIERYGLTAWDQEAFDVNTGYIDDLSVRGNQLHIAGWHAANSYNSNMHHFIILLDGNGHELYRTEVAGVYRPDVQNLYSNADIAGWGGFDITIPYTNNFAGQNIQVVSRYTYDGNGEINGGKDLYFNPVSLNANAGFLDNMSLDAKTGNLNISGWHAADASLNKNYHYIIIYDGSKQTELGRYLVKNSTRNDVANVYPGIYNAAESGFSLKLKFNQALAGDQIQIISRYSSSKDGNSDYVDYWFAPKTFTANEACLDNYSIQGDSLNVSGWHAADQSVGKKYHYVIVYDATKHQEITRRLVPSSSRGDVERAYSNVYGSDNSGFSINIPLTSAMTNGDQIQIISRYSDSQNGEGNYVDYWFAPKTFTANKAYLDNFAIKGQQVQIAGWHAADQSVGRPYHYVILFDATTGREVKRQLVQAIARPDVAKVNGDVYNAGQSGFNLTMTVDSSLSGHNLQAISRYSDSKSGEGHYIDYWFKPVNVTIK; via the coding sequence ATGAAAAACAAGAAACAATCACGAGTAAAAATCGTATTACCTGTTTTATTTACCTTTGGTGCGTCCCTGCTGTTCTTTCAGGCTGACGCCCAAGCCGATAGCAGCCAGTCTGCCGATGCAAATGCCCAGGTGGTGGCTACTACTGACGCAAATACGCAAAACAATAATTACCAGAGCTTAAATCTAAGTACGAGCCAAAATCAAAGTGTAGCGTCCGCCCAGGTCTACACGCAAAGTGCGGTAGCTGCGAACCAGAATAATAACAGCAGCACTAATAAGGACGGTGCTGTTAGCCTCAGCGACAGTACCATTCAAGCGGCCGCAAACAAGCCGGTCGTGGAAACCAACCCCGGTTACTCTACTAATCAATACAACGTTACGGCTCAGCCGGTAAACGCTGCTAATGGTGGTAGCGGTGCAGCCAGCCTTAACACGGCAGGGTTGACCGCCGCCCAAAAGGCCTTTTTGGATTCGATTCATGATGGTGCCATCTCTACTTGGAAACAGTACGGAGTCTTGCCTTCCCTGACTGCTGCCCAAGCAATCATCGAAAGTGGCTGGGGACAGTCCAGTTTGGCTTCCCAATACCACAACCTGTTTGGAATCAAGGGTTCCTACAATGGTCATAGTGTCACCCTGCCAACGCGGGAAGTTTACGGTGGGCAGAGCGTCATCATCAACGACTCTTTCCGGGCCTATGACAACAACTCTCAGTCCGTTCAGGACCACGGTTACTTCCTGGTTGCCAATAGCCGGTACCACAACTTGCTGTGGAAGACTAACTACCGCGATGTGACCTACTTAATTCGGGCCGATGGTTATGCAACCGACCCGAGTTACACGACCACGCTGAACTCCGTGATTGAACGCTACGGCTTGACTGCTTGGGACCAGGAAGCCTTTGATGTCAATACCGGGTACATTGACGACCTTTCAGTTCGCGGCAACCAGCTCCACATTGCTGGTTGGCACGCAGCAAACTCTTACAATTCTAATATGCACCATTTCATTATTTTATTGGATGGCAATGGCCATGAATTGTACCGGACTGAGGTTGCTGGTGTTTACCGGCCGGATGTTCAAAATCTTTACTCCAATGCAGATATTGCCGGTTGGGGTGGTTTTGATATTACGATTCCGTACACGAATAATTTTGCAGGGCAAAATATTCAGGTAGTTTCCCGTTATACTTATGATGGAAACGGTGAGATTAATGGTGGAAAAGACTTGTACTTTAACCCAGTGTCGTTGAATGCTAATGCTGGGTTCTTAGATAATATGAGTTTGGATGCTAAGACTGGCAACCTTAATATTTCAGGCTGGCATGCGGCTGATGCAAGTCTGAACAAGAATTACCACTACATCATTATCTATGACGGCTCAAAACAGACTGAGCTGGGTCGTTACCTAGTAAAAAATTCAACGCGGAACGATGTTGCCAATGTTTATCCCGGCATTTACAATGCGGCTGAGTCAGGCTTTAGCTTAAAACTAAAATTTAATCAGGCTCTTGCTGGAGATCAAATTCAAATCATTTCGCGGTATAGCAGCTCGAAAGATGGCAATAGTGATTACGTAGATTACTGGTTTGCACCCAAGACGTTTACGGCTAACGAGGCTTGTTTAGATAATTACAGTATCCAAGGTGATAGTTTGAACGTTAGTGGCTGGCACGCCGCTGATCAGAGTGTGGGTAAAAAATACCATTACGTCATTGTCTATGACGCAACGAAGCATCAAGAAATCACTCGTCGGTTAGTGCCATCTTCTAGCCGGGGTGATGTTGAACGGGCATACTCAAACGTTTATGGTTCTGACAACTCAGGTTTTAGTATAAATATTCCATTAACGTCTGCTATGACCAATGGTGACCAAATTCAAATTATTTCGCGATACAGCGATAGTCAAAATGGAGAAGGCAATTACGTAGATTACTGGTTTGCTCCCAAGACGTTTACGGCTAACAAGGCATATTTGGACAATTTTGCAATTAAGGGGCAACAAGTCCAAATCGCCGGCTGGCACGCGGCTGACCAAAGTGTGGGCAGGCCATACCACTACGTCATCCTTTTCGACGCAACTACTGGTCGGGAAGTAAAGCGACAACTTGTTCAGGCGATTGCGCGGCCGGATGTTGCCAAGGTTAATGGTGATGTTTACAATGCCGGACAGTCGGGCTTTAACCTGACAATGACGGTTGATTCATCCCTCAGTGGTCATAATCTGCAGGCAATTTCCCGTTACAGTGACTCTAAGTCTGGTGAAGGCCACTACATTGATTACTGGTTTAAACCAGTCAACGTTACAATCAAATAG
- the rfbA gene encoding glucose-1-phosphate thymidylyltransferase RfbA, with protein MKGIILAGGSGTRLYPITRGISKQLIPVYDKPMVYYPLSTLMLAGIRDILVISTPEFMPLFKNLLGDGSELGLNFSYKVQEKPNGLAEAFILGEDFIGDDSVCLILGDNIYYGAGLSDLVQSAAKKTDGATVFGYHVNDPERFGVVDFDDQMHALSIEEKPAHPKSNYAVTGLYFYDNDVVDIAKHIQPSARGELEITDVNKEYLRRGKLDVKLMGRGYAWLDTGTHDSMLEAANFIATIERRQNLKVAALEEIAYRMGYIDKDQLVKLAQPLKKNDYGQYLLRLAKED; from the coding sequence ATGAAAGGAATTATTTTAGCTGGTGGATCGGGTACCCGTTTGTACCCGATTACCCGGGGAATTTCAAAGCAGCTGATTCCAGTTTATGATAAACCAATGGTGTACTACCCCTTGTCAACCCTGATGTTGGCGGGGATTCGTGACATCCTGGTGATTTCTACTCCGGAATTTATGCCACTGTTCAAGAACCTACTGGGCGATGGCTCAGAGTTGGGATTGAACTTCTCCTACAAGGTTCAAGAAAAACCAAACGGACTAGCTGAGGCCTTCATCCTTGGTGAAGATTTCATTGGTGACGACAGCGTCTGCCTGATCTTAGGCGATAACATCTACTACGGGGCCGGATTATCCGACCTGGTTCAGTCGGCCGCAAAGAAGACTGACGGGGCAACCGTCTTTGGCTACCACGTCAACGACCCGGAACGGTTTGGTGTCGTAGACTTTGATGATCAGATGCACGCGTTATCGATCGAGGAAAAGCCAGCCCACCCAAAGAGCAACTATGCGGTTACCGGCCTATACTTCTACGACAACGACGTAGTTGATATTGCCAAGCACATTCAGCCGTCTGCCCGGGGCGAGCTCGAAATCACCGACGTCAATAAGGAATACCTGCGCCGGGGTAAGCTCGACGTCAAGCTGATGGGGCGGGGCTATGCCTGGTTAGACACCGGGACCCATGATTCCATGCTGGAAGCGGCCAACTTTATCGCCACGATTGAACGGCGGCAGAATCTCAAGGTCGCGGCCCTCGAAGAAATTGCCTACCGGATGGGCTACATCGACAAGGACCAGCTGGTCAAGCTGGCTCAACCGCTAAAGAAGAATGATTATGGCCAATACCTCTTACGGCTGGCTAAGGAAGATTAA
- the rfbC gene encoding dTDP-4-dehydrorhamnose 3,5-epimerase has translation MSLKVIDTSLPDAKIVETDVFGDHRGFFTETYTKNKFEEAGINVEFTQDNQSLSVEPGVLRGMHYQLAPYSQTKLLRAVTGAIYDVIVDIRKGSPAYGKWEGFILSEYNHRQLLVPKGFAHGFVTLTPNVNVAYKVDGYYAPEADRGIAFDDPDLDIKWPMPVDHLILSEKDQHHPSFKDAEINFTYGEDK, from the coding sequence ATGTCATTGAAAGTTATTGATACGTCATTGCCTGATGCCAAGATTGTGGAAACCGATGTCTTCGGTGACCACCGGGGCTTCTTTACCGAAACCTACACGAAGAATAAGTTTGAAGAAGCCGGCATCAACGTTGAATTTACCCAGGACAACCAGTCATTGTCCGTGGAACCAGGAGTCCTGCGGGGGATGCACTACCAGTTGGCACCGTACTCCCAAACTAAGTTGCTCCGGGCCGTTACCGGGGCCATTTACGACGTCATCGTTGATATTCGGAAGGGCTCACCAGCTTACGGCAAGTGGGAAGGCTTCATCTTGAGTGAATACAACCACCGCCAGCTCCTGGTGCCGAAGGGATTCGCGCACGGTTTCGTTACCCTGACGCCTAATGTTAACGTTGCCTACAAGGTTGATGGCTACTACGCACCGGAAGCTGATCGCGGGATCGCCTTTGATGACCCTGACCTGGACATCAAGTGGCCAATGCCGGTTGACCACCTGATTCTCTCCGAAAAGGATCAGCACCACCCATCATTCAAGGACGCCGAAATTAACTTCACTTACGGGGAGGACAAGTAA